A DNA window from Ranitomeya imitator isolate aRanImi1 chromosome 2, aRanImi1.pri, whole genome shotgun sequence contains the following coding sequences:
- the LOC138663140 gene encoding oocyte zinc finger protein XlCOF29-like — protein sequence MDMDRDKMAGRILHLTLEILFRLTGEDYITVKKTSSERCQYLVSEGWGRPLSPIAGPPPHPVINENINDRKILELAYKMIELLTGEVTLLGMLGHYTVTL from the exons atggatatggacagggacaagatggcaggaaggatattacacctcaccctagagatcctcttccggcttactggagag gattacataacagtgaagaagacctctagtgagcgctgtcagtacctcgtgtctgagggatggggaagacccctgagcccaatcgcagggcctccacctcaccccgtgATAAATGAGAACATCAATGACCGCAAGATCCtcgaactcgcctacaagatgattgagctgctgactggagaggtgacactgctgggaatgctgggacattatacagtaacgttaTGA